From the Gouania willdenowi chromosome 19, fGouWil2.1, whole genome shotgun sequence genome, one window contains:
- the fam53b gene encoding protein FAM53B: protein MCVAMVIIYKKTSEKKGAEDVMYKRTNLGLTMSQGTALFTCGLMETSRWREVAHSCVLQKQPVGSSLENLWDVLPEVHSSSTHWDWDVGHSSSTITSLLQDLKLSEPASSIPTAPPSKRQCRSLSCSDELASCRSGWRPQGSRVWTAVEKRRCHSGGSVQRGNAGNIHLGFPAMQRSSSFSLPTRSNLTEPPSFTQQQQRRPWPAAFTGRIPLSSEPSPRPLFFSHEQICLPEPCGPSPSSSPDSTPELERRGGPGGLARSRSQPCVLNDKKIGVKRRRPADTQKQRPSLDLAKMTQKLQNFHSLSCQDDHDSKQDPPHLLRSSTLCDADDDDLDDTWTKEITITGDASPDVDWISTDSGNVTPETPNGKDSQALWAGLCRKDTYQLGGEIDIEQIERN from the exons ATGTGCGTTGCCATGGTAATCATCTATAAGAAAACATCGGAAAAGAAGGGTGCGGAGGATGTGATGTACAAACGTACAAATTTGGGCCTG ACCATGAGCCAAGGGACTGCACTTTTCACTTGTGGACTCATGG AAACCAGTCGGTGGCGTGAGGTCGCTCACAGCTGTGTCCTACAGAAGCAGCCTGTTGGGAGCAGCCTGGAGAACCTGTGGGATGTTTTACCGGAGGTGCACAGTAGCTCCACCCACTGGGACTGGGATGTGGGCCACAGTTCGAGCACTATCACCAGTTTACTGCAGGATCTGAAGCTCAGCGAGCCCGCGTCCTCCATCCCAACCGCTCCCCCCAGTAAGAGACAGTGCCGGTCTCTGTCCTGCTCAGACGAGCTGGCCAGTTGCCGTAGTGGGTGGCGGCCCCAGGGCTCACGCGTGTGGACGGCTGTGGAGAAGAGGCGGTGCCACAGCGGGGGAAGTGTCCAGCGGGGAAACGCTGGGAACATCCACCTTGGATTTCCCGCCATGCAGCGTAGCTCCAGCTTCAGCCTGCCCACCCGCTCTAACCTGACGGAGCCCCCTAGCTTCACACAGCAGCAACAGCGCCGCCCCTGGCCCGCCGCATTCACTGGCCGGATCCCCTTGTCCTCGGAGCCCTCCCCGCGCCCACTCTTCTTCTCGCACGAACAAATCTGCCTCCCTGAGCCTTGTGGACCGTCACCTTCCAGTTCTCCTGATTCCACTCCAGAGCTGGAGCGCCGCGGAGGACCAGGCGGCCTTGCCAGGAGTCGCTCACAGCCGTGTGTTCTTAACGATAAGAAGATCGGAGTGAAGCGCAGACGACCAGCGGACACGCAGAAACAAAGGCCATCGCTGGATTTGGCCAAAATGACCCAG AAACTTCAGAATTTCCACAGCCTCAGTTGCCAGGACGACCACGACTCAAAGCAGGACCCCCCCCACCTTCTCAGGAGCTCCACGCTTTGCGACGCTGACGACGACGACTTGGACGACACTTGGACCAAAGAAATCACAATCACCGGCGACGCGTCCCCCGACGTGGACTGGATCTCTACAGATTCTGGCAATGTGACCCCGGAAACGCCCAACGGGAAGGACAGCCAAGcgttgtgggcggggctttgtAGAAAGGACACGTATCAGCTGGGGGGCGAGATCGACATCGAGCAAATCGAGAGGAACTGA